One genomic segment of Novosphingobium sp. RL4 includes these proteins:
- a CDS encoding TonB-dependent receptor domain-containing protein, which produces MDNSKARRARKGEMRTLVQAVLLASAGLSGVFAASTPAAAQSARSYDVAAGSLADALNDFAEQSGVELVYDSALVAGRTSGGIKGRHNPAAALSRLLAGSGLTARRTSANTFTVERALQAEAGVVQLGTLRVEGASGSAGGGNGDGASGGNGRVAGWDGTAGTVYSTPGSVSVITRETLEAYPGQSPADMLRGATGVISGEARTSGGLDVNIRGLQGQGRVPVTVDGAINGTTVYRGYQGTSNRSFVDPDFISHVAIEKGPSMGNPIAGGIGGSVSMTTLSADDIVPEGETVGLRIKASLSNNSTEPGSNMTRSLLAPSSYNGDTLAATRERNRPGFFSPTGGAGSLVFARKGDFVDLVAGYSFRRTGNYHAGANGKHAPEATGTPSAFCAAGAASGSLASLCERAVQFYDRYGSTPFVGGEEVLNTSTDAESVLLKATLRPAADHVLELGYGGYWSDFGENYPGSTGSASGTVLQTYPLSHTGLDRVTARYRWNPATDLVDLKLNGWISNLRESAASLLQTDQTRRFVNGLGVDIGNGSRVLTPLGLLSADYGASFLRERTGPVDGWNNNGSLAPGREGTRRETSVFGQAALEPMTWLRLDAGLRYQKYKLQDEQSGTTYHTDIFDRSEDAVSFSLGATLMPVDGLQLFASYKQAARLPSLMEATTGFFMIANPDLHKEEAHNWEAGMNYSRKGVLADGDELGVKLAWFDNDIDGYIARRYISAFFAMQMFNIDRAQFRGVEGSLSYRTGGLSVDAGATYYDHIAFCKDAATGCVESSLASDYATNYIPPRWSANLAVSQKFLAERAMLGGRLTYTGKRAVGAQVPQSGYMPLISAIAWNPYVLLDLTGQFKVTDALSLDWSLDNVTDRYYTEAMSLGYIPAPGRTFRIGLTGKLGSKTALWPANWFSGWANEDAADWTGPYIGADFGYGLGKTGGSVTDSMGQAADIENGSRIDQKMRNVLGGLHAGYNYQLPGNLVLGVEADISAGNLGSWSGVLVSEESTATQWLRNNHQLESDTRYNWDRMITLRGKLGYSLGRTLIYGTGGIGWLRETQTRNQYRSVDAQNRGIGSALEHLFAEEDRKNRQGFVLGGGVERAIGDHWSVRAEYSYARFERKTFSFAKAREGVSIAYSDFDVTWHDDGTVSWEYVNGPGSSNIANGRKVRSDADLHHIRLGVSYRF; this is translated from the coding sequence ATGGACAATTCCAAAGCGCGCCGTGCGCGCAAGGGCGAAATGCGGACACTGGTCCAGGCCGTGCTGCTGGCTTCGGCCGGTCTCTCCGGCGTCTTTGCCGCGAGCACGCCTGCGGCGGCGCAGTCCGCCCGCAGCTATGACGTTGCGGCGGGCAGCCTCGCCGATGCGCTGAACGATTTCGCGGAGCAGAGCGGGGTCGAACTCGTCTACGACAGTGCGCTCGTGGCAGGCCGCACCAGCGGGGGCATCAAGGGGCGCCACAACCCGGCCGCTGCGCTTTCGCGCCTGCTCGCCGGGAGCGGCCTGACCGCACGGCGGACGAGCGCCAACACCTTCACGGTCGAGCGGGCGCTTCAGGCGGAGGCCGGTGTGGTCCAGCTCGGCACGCTGCGTGTCGAGGGCGCCTCGGGATCGGCTGGTGGGGGAAACGGCGACGGTGCTAGCGGCGGCAATGGCAGGGTGGCCGGATGGGATGGTACGGCAGGCACCGTCTATTCCACGCCCGGCTCGGTCAGCGTCATCACCCGCGAGACGCTGGAGGCCTATCCCGGCCAGTCGCCAGCCGACATGCTGCGCGGCGCGACCGGCGTGATCTCCGGAGAGGCGCGCACCAGCGGCGGACTGGACGTGAACATCCGCGGCCTTCAGGGGCAGGGCCGTGTGCCGGTGACAGTGGACGGCGCGATCAACGGCACGACGGTCTATCGCGGATATCAGGGCACCAGCAATCGCAGTTTCGTGGACCCCGATTTCATCAGCCACGTCGCTATCGAGAAGGGCCCCTCAATGGGCAATCCGATTGCCGGCGGCATCGGTGGGTCGGTCAGCATGACGACTCTTTCCGCCGACGACATCGTTCCCGAAGGCGAGACCGTGGGCCTTCGCATCAAGGCCTCGCTGTCGAACAACAGCACCGAGCCCGGCTCGAACATGACTCGCTCGCTGCTGGCGCCCTCGTCCTACAACGGCGATACGCTGGCGGCCACGCGGGAACGCAACCGGCCAGGTTTCTTCTCGCCCACGGGCGGCGCCGGCAGTCTGGTCTTCGCGCGCAAGGGCGATTTCGTGGACCTGGTGGCGGGCTATTCGTTCCGGCGCACCGGTAACTACCATGCCGGCGCCAACGGCAAGCATGCGCCCGAGGCGACCGGCACGCCTTCTGCGTTCTGCGCCGCAGGGGCAGCTTCCGGCAGCCTCGCCTCGCTCTGCGAGCGTGCGGTGCAGTTCTACGACCGCTACGGCTCGACGCCTTTCGTTGGCGGCGAGGAAGTGCTCAACACCTCTACCGATGCGGAATCGGTGCTGCTCAAGGCCACCTTGCGCCCGGCCGCAGACCATGTGCTCGAACTGGGCTACGGCGGTTACTGGAGCGACTTCGGCGAGAATTATCCCGGTTCCACGGGCTCCGCCTCCGGCACGGTCCTGCAAACCTATCCGCTCTCGCACACCGGCCTCGACCGCGTGACCGCGCGCTATCGCTGGAACCCGGCGACCGACCTGGTGGACCTGAAGCTGAATGGCTGGATATCGAACCTTCGCGAAAGCGCGGCCTCGTTGCTCCAGACCGACCAGACGCGCCGCTTCGTGAACGGGCTTGGCGTGGACATCGGCAACGGTTCACGCGTGTTGACGCCGCTGGGCCTGCTCTCGGCCGACTATGGCGCCTCGTTCCTGCGGGAGCGGACCGGCCCAGTGGATGGCTGGAATAACAACGGTTCGCTCGCACCCGGGCGTGAAGGCACGCGGCGGGAAACGAGCGTGTTCGGGCAGGCTGCGCTGGAGCCCATGACCTGGCTGCGCCTCGATGCGGGCCTGCGCTACCAGAAGTACAAGTTGCAGGACGAACAGTCTGGCACCACTTACCACACCGATATCTTCGATCGCAGCGAGGACGCGGTGAGTTTCTCGCTGGGTGCCACGCTCATGCCGGTGGACGGGCTGCAGCTCTTCGCCAGCTACAAGCAGGCCGCGCGTCTGCCCTCGCTGATGGAGGCGACCACCGGCTTCTTCATGATCGCCAACCCCGACCTGCACAAGGAAGAGGCCCATAACTGGGAAGCGGGCATGAACTACTCGCGCAAGGGCGTTCTTGCGGACGGTGACGAACTGGGCGTCAAGCTGGCATGGTTCGACAACGACATCGACGGCTATATCGCCCGGCGATACATTTCGGCGTTCTTCGCGATGCAGATGTTCAACATCGACCGCGCGCAGTTCCGGGGCGTGGAAGGCAGCCTGAGCTACCGTACCGGCGGCCTCTCGGTGGATGCGGGAGCGACCTATTACGATCATATCGCCTTTTGCAAGGACGCGGCCACGGGCTGCGTGGAAAGCTCGCTCGCCTCGGACTATGCCACAAACTACATCCCGCCCCGGTGGTCGGCCAATCTCGCGGTCAGTCAGAAGTTCCTGGCCGAGCGCGCCATGCTGGGCGGGCGCCTGACTTACACGGGCAAGCGCGCGGTCGGCGCGCAAGTCCCGCAGAGCGGCTACATGCCGCTGATCTCGGCGATCGCGTGGAACCCCTATGTGCTGCTGGACCTGACCGGGCAGTTCAAGGTGACGGACGCGCTCTCGCTCGACTGGAGCCTCGATAACGTCACCGACCGCTATTACACCGAGGCCATGAGCCTGGGCTATATCCCGGCGCCGGGACGGACCTTCCGTATCGGCCTTACCGGAAAGCTCGGCTCGAAAACGGCGCTGTGGCCGGCGAACTGGTTCAGCGGATGGGCCAACGAGGATGCTGCCGACTGGACCGGGCCCTATATCGGCGCCGACTTCGGCTACGGCCTCGGCAAGACCGGCGGCAGCGTGACCGACAGCATGGGCCAAGCCGCCGACATCGAGAACGGCAGCCGCATCGACCAGAAGATGCGCAACGTGCTGGGCGGGCTTCATGCCGGTTACAACTACCAGTTGCCCGGCAACCTCGTGCTGGGCGTGGAGGCCGACATTTCGGCGGGCAACCTCGGTAGTTGGTCCGGCGTGCTGGTTTCGGAGGAAAGCACCGCGACCCAGTGGTTGCGCAACAACCACCAGCTCGAATCGGACACGCGCTACAACTGGGATCGCATGATCACCCTGCGCGGCAAGCTGGGCTATTCGCTCGGCCGCACGCTGATCTACGGCACCGGCGGCATCGGCTGGCTGCGCGAAACGCAGACCCGCAACCAGTATCGTTCCGTCGACGCGCAGAACCGCGGCATCGGCAGCGCGCTGGAGCATCTCTTCGCCGAAGAGGATCGCAAGAACCGGCAAGGGTTCGTGCTGGGCGGCGGGGTGGAGCGGGCGATCGGCGATCACTGGTCGGTCCGCGCGGAATACAGTTACGCCCGCTTCGAGCGGAAGACCTTCAGCTTCGCAAAGGCCCGCGAAGGCGTGAGTATCGCCTACAGCGACTTCGACGTCACCTGGCACGACGACGGGACCGTATCCTGGGAATATGTCAACGGCCCGGGCAGCTCGAACATCGCCAACGGCCGCAAGGTGCGCTCGGACGCGGACCTTCACCATATCCGCCTCGGCGTCAGCTACCGCTTCTGA
- a CDS encoding FecR family protein, with the protein MMTNVPETTITPEMRQEAARLFGDHVAGVMSAADEARLAQWLAEDPRHARAFAAVERTWRAIDETTMPPAPVRGTAPWSRRFARWRPAGTQHGVSAPVHKASGWARGLVAASVLLLIATQSADIALRLRADAITNTGERRSFALPDGSIALLNTDSAVAVDFADGRRIRLLRGEAAFTVAPDPARPFVVEAGRGTVTALGTRFLVRLDGDETRVAVTEHSVRIDLNAVSRLVREGEEAGYGRDRISPLAGQSVHDTDGWTRGVIRVVNRPLADVVREIGRYRSGYILVLGDGLSQRRVNGVFRLDDPDRSIDAIGRSLGIRSTRIGGMVTILHD; encoded by the coding sequence ATGATGACGAACGTGCCTGAAACGACGATCACGCCGGAAATGCGGCAGGAAGCCGCCCGCCTTTTCGGTGACCATGTCGCGGGTGTCATGTCCGCAGCCGACGAGGCGCGTCTGGCGCAGTGGCTGGCCGAGGACCCGCGCCATGCCCGCGCCTTCGCCGCCGTGGAGCGGACATGGCGGGCGATCGACGAAACGACGATGCCGCCGGCCCCGGTGCGCGGCACGGCGCCGTGGAGCAGGCGCTTCGCACGCTGGCGCCCGGCCGGGACGCAGCACGGCGTTTCCGCGCCGGTGCACAAGGCATCGGGATGGGCGCGGGGGCTCGTTGCCGCCAGCGTCCTGCTGCTGATCGCCACGCAATCGGCGGACATTGCACTGCGCCTGCGTGCCGATGCCATCACGAACACCGGGGAGCGGCGCAGCTTTGCGCTGCCCGATGGTTCGATTGCCCTGCTCAATACCGACAGTGCCGTCGCCGTGGACTTCGCCGATGGCCGCCGCATCCGTCTGCTTCGCGGCGAGGCGGCCTTCACGGTGGCGCCGGATCCGGCGCGCCCCTTCGTGGTCGAAGCAGGCCGGGGTACCGTCACGGCGCTGGGTACGCGCTTCCTCGTCAGGCTGGACGGCGATGAGACCCGCGTGGCCGTGACAGAGCACAGCGTGCGCATCGACCTGAACGCCGTCTCGCGTCTCGTCCGCGAGGGCGAGGAGGCGGGATATGGCCGGGACCGGATCTCGCCCCTCGCGGGCCAGTCGGTCCACGATACCGACGGCTGGACTCGCGGCGTGATCCGCGTGGTGAACCGCCCGCTAGCAGATGTCGTGCGCGAGATTGGCCGCTATCGCAGCGGCTACATCCTCGTGCTGGGGGACGGCCTTTCGCAGCGGCGGGTCAACGGGGTGTTCCGGCTCGACGATCCCGATCGTTCGATCGATGCGATTGGCCGGTCGCTGGGCATCCGCAGCACCCGCATCGGCGGGATGGTGACCATCCTGCACGACTAG
- a CDS encoding RNA polymerase sigma factor, producing the protein MTTNALSLFRLLLRERPSLLRHLQGLVGHEGAEDVAQALWLKIHAVHDHPPIANKKAFLYRMARNVAIDMVRSDKRRSRHITSGDELPGDIAAPVPSAETAMLDREALVRLTAALAELSPRCQQIIRMNRIDGVSITDIAARLGISRQMVGRYIAQGMAHCCERLDDENWKGRVSEVLPQTSDGVGMRRGQDALEPDDDERA; encoded by the coding sequence GTGACGACCAACGCCCTGTCCCTTTTCCGGCTGCTGCTGCGCGAACGTCCGTCGTTACTGCGCCATTTGCAGGGACTGGTCGGACACGAGGGCGCAGAAGATGTGGCGCAGGCGCTCTGGCTGAAGATCCACGCCGTCCACGATCATCCGCCGATCGCCAACAAGAAGGCGTTCCTTTACCGCATGGCCCGCAATGTCGCGATCGACATGGTGCGCTCGGACAAGCGGCGCAGCAGACACATCACCAGCGGCGATGAACTGCCCGGAGACATCGCGGCGCCCGTGCCCTCTGCGGAAACCGCCATGCTCGACCGCGAGGCGCTGGTCCGGCTGACCGCGGCGCTGGCCGAACTTTCGCCGCGCTGCCAGCAGATCATCAGGATGAACCGGATAGACGGTGTGTCGATCACGGACATTGCGGCAAGGCTGGGGATCAGCCGCCAGATGGTCGGGCGCTACATCGCGCAGGGCATGGCCCATTGCTGCGAGCGGCTGGACGATGAAAACTGGAAGGGGCGGGTTTCGGAAGTGCTGCCGCAGACGTCGGACGGTGTAGGGATGCGCCGCGGGCAGGATGCTCTGGAACCGGATGATGACGAACGTGCCTGA